Within Channa argus isolate prfri chromosome 4, Channa argus male v1.0, whole genome shotgun sequence, the genomic segment AAAGGCAGCGATTTGTATTCAGTGGTTCATGGCTGTACCTCAGTGTTGTGCAGTTCAAGGGTGGTGTGGTTATAGTGGGTGTGGTGGTCCACCCTCTGGTTCACCACCGCAATGTGGCCGTAGACTTCCTGTCCCCCTTCCTGCAGTGGCCAATACTGTCCACACTTCCTTCGACTGCCCTCCTCTGTCCTGCAGCGAAGAGACAGGAGATACATGCTTAAGTACATTTAAGTCACGCTTCTGGAAAATCACAacttctttgactttttttagttttttctagtTTAAAAAAGGAATTCTATTACCTGGTTGTCATCACgatgacaaacacattttgttccCAGACCATTCTCCAGAAATCACCATAGGTCTTGTCAAGTGGTCCTACACAGAACAACAGGTGATtcaaagcaaaattaaaatgacttcAGAGTTCAATCAGTTCCATTGTCCGAGGTAATGAAGCAAATGTGTGATGGGACTGTGTGATGACTCAGGACAGTAGCCTAATGAGCTACACTTGTACTAAAcactaatgaaacaaaaattacCTTTTGTTATGGTAGTGAAATAATTGGTGCCCCCGACCATTTTCTCATCTCTTTGTTTACTGCTAACAAACACTTAATTAAAAAACTGATCTTATTGGAATGTTTGTCTCTGGCCACTCTTCATTGTGCACACTGATTATCCAGAGATTCACCAACCCATTCTGTCTGTATGAGATGGTCTCCCTAACAATCCTGCCAATTTCTAAatccacactttttttttttttggccatgtGATTTAAGGGAACAATGTTTGACCTCCGCTTAAAAAGTAAACTGGAAACAGGGGTCCTAAGTCAATTTCCACAATAATTGCAATCCTGTATAATATAATACCTATACTAATTAAACTTCTGTTTTTAGCTTTCTCAGTCTTCAAAAACTTGCCTTATTGACCAGACAAGTGAATTAAATGCCACGTAACTTATGACAGAATGTGGCCCTGCATCACCAACAGTACTGCATTTATTGTGTACACTAGAGTTTAATAGCtgcaaagatcaacggctttcggcttctCCCTTCAGGGCTCGCCACAGCGGAAAGTGtcccgcacgttgatttggcatgagtttttacgccggattcccttcctgtcctcccattttatctgggttGCGACCGGCACCAGGGTCGCCCTTGtaggggtgggattcgaacccgcagccttctgcatgtTCCCATTTCAACACTGTGCTCGTGAAAGTTTGTAACTGAGATTATTTCATTACACAAATGCTGGGATATTGatacatttgtatttctgtttgcaaTGTTGATAGAAAAAGCATCTGTTACCTTTAGTGAACATGctatacacacaaaaagcatGTTCAAGGGAAGTGTAAATGTTGGGATCTTTTACAACCAATTTAAAATCTTTCCATACTAAAAGATTGAACTTGTTTTTGCCTGTAACACAGTACAATCTTCCATTTCAATCTTCAACATTTCTGTGGACAGGTGCCGTACCTTGAGTACCAATGTATGCGTTCCTCTGTTTGTAGCCATCCATAAAGCTTGCATTGATGTAATCTGATCTCTGTGGAGAAGATGGCAGCCAAATCTGAATTAAATCGGTTCATCAACACAATATGAATCAATCTAGCAATTAACTGCACAGAGTCTCCACAGAGCTGAGAAGTGAATCAAAATACATTTGGTTACTCAAGATTGTCAGAATTCTTCTTTACAAGCTATCTGATAGCTGTCCAGACTGGCAGCCTTTCCAAATTTTAAACCTTGGCACATTTTTGGGTGGTTGAGGGACTATGGATGCAACATTTTTTAGCAATGACACCTGTATTATGTGCAATTTAAAGAGCACCAACCTCATCCCTTCTGGGTTTTAAACGAACTCTCGTTTGATCAAGGCACAACACGTCTCCATAGCGATTCCTCTCCTGATTGTAGGCTGCTCTGTAGACAATGAACACAAAAGATTAAAAGTGACACATAAGCCATAGCCAGACAGCTATAACCTATAAAGTATGACAGTCTGCAAATTGTACCCATTTTCCAAAGatatacaaacatacattgAAAATTAATTAGTCACTCTAAAAATGATTGCCACCAGTCCTGGGATTCATATTCTGAAGTAATAAGATTGAGGGGCACAGGATGTGGCACAAAAAGCACCATTCACAAAACTTCAAATACAACTCACAACATTTAATCGGTGCCATAGATGTCATGCCATGCAtgttaatgaattaaaaactgGTGATTAATGTGGACTAACAATAATTGCAgaatttatttcaatatttattatACCTGCAATATTGAGAAATTATAGAAACGCACCAGATAAGTGCTGTCTATTTACCATGAATGCACCTGATAAACAAGTAGCAGAAGTTAGAATAATACTTTGAGACTAGATTTACTGGGGAATTTACTTAATGccattcattcttttttcaaGAAGTAACAATATGCATAAAGATCCCAGCTCTGTCTTGGTGCAAACTCACTGTGCACAGTGGAAGGTTCCTGGTGGGGGTTCTTTGCGGAGATCATCATACTCCTGGTGGATTCCTGAGCGCTGAAGTCTGCCAAGGTGTGCCAGCAGCTCCTGCGGTCGCATAGATTCGGGTCCAGGGATGTGAATGGACATGTCTTCCAATGGAATGCCCACCAGCTCATCTACAGGGTCTATTCTGCCGTTCTGACCCGCCAATAGCTGCTGGTTCCAGCTGTATGCGTCCAGAGGCAGCAACCCACCGAGGTGCTGAGGGAGACAGTCTCTGGGAAGGTGGTGGCGCAACTCAGCCATTTTTACCATCTGAACCTGGAGTTGGTGAATTGAGAagttaacagtttttttgtgttacaTTCAAGACTGACTCATCTTTGCTAATGAAAATCTTCAGTAACAGTAATGTGGTAACTGATTCAGCATTAGCATCCCCGAGAAGTATAACATTTATGTGAGCTTATTCGACAAATTAGAAAATCAGAGGCTCCCTTCTGTTACCCGTTCTCTGAGTTTCTCCTTGAGAAGCAGGCTCAGCAGATTGTAGGGCACTCGAAACCAAACTGGGGCCCCAACAATCAACACTTTCTTCAGCCTGGCAGGGAATGCCCCCTGGTGGAGAGAGACAGCACAAGTTAGAAAAAACCTATAGGTTACATTATATCAgactttcattcattctcttcCACTTATACCGAGTCGGGTCTGGGTTGGAGCAGGTTAACAAAGGCTTCCCGGACTTATTCTTTTCAAAATTTacacaacaataaacaaattctTGTCATCAATCTGATGTGGCTACTTGGCACTGAGCAGTCTCTGACTTCCTTCACCCTGTTTGAGTTAATCATTTCTTAAAGACAAGCACGTCTTGGAGCCAATCCAACCATACAGAATTCTTTCCTTAATGTTGTGGAACCCAAATACAAATTCTACTGAGAACAACCTCCCTACTCTAGtcaatatttagtttaatatgtgggtacaaaacacacacaccactgctaTGATGTAGGATATGGCCACACAAGTCTGTTATTGACTCCAGATGACATATTACCCCACATCCTTAAAGCATTAAACACTTAGACTAGTGCTTATTTTGGCAGTTGTCTCATGTCTTCCTACATATTATGCAGACATGGTGTATATAATTCTTTTGCTTGTTGAGCCATTCATTTTGCCCTTTGGATGGGCATTAAATTCCTTAAAGACACCAACCACATTTTATTCTCCTCTTCCACAGGATGAAAAGCTTAACTCAGcagttactgtatgtattaACCCAGTCCTGGAAAAGAGTGAATCATTTCCAAAGTCAGAAAATTCTATTTGGCTCCCAGTGTTTACAACACAAAAGGTGCGTCTATAattctgttgctttttcttgcaATTTCCAGGATTGTGCATTTCATTTGCTCAGTCTGAAAATTTGAAACCACCTCGAAAATCTATGATATTGTCATTAAAAACCTGGAAATAATTAACGTTTTAGGATTTAGGGACACAAAAATTGCAAACTGAAGGAATATTTAAGATTTCCGCTCTGTTTCTAGGTCTCAGACATTTAGACGTCACTGTAATTCTGAGGTGGCACAGTGGGAGGGTGGACAGGATCAAACATCCCAACGTTTCGATGTGGAGATTCCATGTTCTTTCCATGCTCGCActggttttctcccacaatccaaagatGTGCAGTTAGTGTAAGTGGTGACTCATAAGATGTGagaatgtgagcatgaatggtCATCTGTGTGACCCTGTGACGGACCAGCAAACTCTCCAGGGTGTATTCTGCCTCGACAGCTAAGTGGTGTAGATAATGGGTGGGTGGAGGAAATTCTAACCTTGAGCAAGTTGAGGATCTTTTTGCTCAAATCCAGCTCAAAATTTGTGTAGTTGGATCCAGCCATGTCGTAGATGAACACCAAGCCATTCCTCTGGGTCTCAAAGCTGTGGGAAAACCCGaaacttgtgtttatttttctgagatatacaaatatatatcaCAAGGACAAATGGGTAACATTTCAAAAGAAGCCCTATCTTCAAATACAGCATAGTCATCTTTCAAGACATGTTGCTGTCATTTCGACTCCCCTCACGGGAACCTAACCTATTTAGAAATTTAATTGGGTTATGTAATCGTATTAATCATaaattttgtagtttttaccaATAATGCAgctattttataaatataagaGAAGCTCCATCTGCCACAGTCCTCACCTTTCTACAGCCCGATCCAGGAGGTAGAAGAGGGCCTGAAGCACCACGTGGTTGCCCGTTTTGTTTGGGTGATGAAGTTTGGCCGTATACAAGGCAATGGAGGCCCCTGAAGGGTCCCGTACACTCTGAAAGTACACAGCACCAACAGGTTATATCAGTTGTCAACCTTGTTTGACAGGTTTAGCTCACACAGTGTAACTCTCCACTATCCAACTTTAACTCCGGGTAACACATCTAATAAAACCAGAAGACTGTACTGTACCATTTTATTCTGACAATATTAattttgttcccttttttcATTCATATAACAGATTAAATTATGGCTTTACAGACAAATGGAAGCTGTGCAGAAATGAACACTGACCACATGGTGGCACCTAAATTCATCTGCCGGTTATTGGCATGCTGCCAAAAGGGGCTGTCAATAATTCAGCAGGAAGAACGGTTCTTGTCAATAATATGGTGCACATATAAAGGCCCCTTCTTTCTTGCcaaaagacagacagaacatATTTCTCCATGTCAAACCTGTTCAGCATAAAGGCTGCTGATGCCATAAAAACTAGAGGCTCCATATTTGAATGAAGTCTCCATCCAAAGATACTCCGGAACTGACTGTTGTAAGCAAATAAGCCTGTGTTCTCGGGCATGGAAGCTAAAAATACCTCAGACAGGATATGAACTCTGCTGCTGAGGCTTGAGAACTCAGACGTCAGACATGAGGATGTGCAGCATCAGTGCCACTGTGGCATGAAATGGGGAAGGAAGAAGGGAAACGCAGGAGAGTGTGAGTGGGCATCTTTGGTGATTTGGCTAACAAAAGGCTAAAATTATCTGGTCCCGGGACATTGCTTGGCTTGAAGGTCAGTCAATATACCATAATACCCTATTATATGAGCCTACTTTCAGATTATTACCATAAATTCGCATTACATTGCCAAACTGGGATCCTTTAAAGTGTAGATTATCGACTAACTGATTCTCAAGCCAAGCTACTTTCTTGACAAGTCTgaaagaaatcattttaataaaaaaaaaaataggtaaCCCTTGGGAAATTCAGCAGTAGGATTTTATTAGCTTTATCACAGCCCAAGTAACTCTACTCAATACAGAACTGAAGTAAGACCAACTATATCaatactgtataaaaatactgtaatgcAACCAAATGcacaataacaaatgaaaacaaaacatgcaaaagtaaATCGCTGAATCAGGGATTGTAAACCGAGTCATTAAAAGGATAAGACTGGTGTTATTCTATATTTGTCTGGTGAAACATTTTGTAGATACTGCCTGAGGCTCAAGCCCACTGATTCCTCCTCAGGATGAAACATTGTCTTACAGACAATGCTCGTTAGTTGGGATCTATAATGAGATTATAGAATATCACCTGTCCTATCCCTCTATAGTTCTGTATAATATGCCaagagaaataattttttattgaaGGGAAGCCAAATTTAAAGGAAACCCATACCAACACAGTAAACTTTCCACTGAGCAGCTCTGAGCGCAGAGGTTCCTCCTGAGGCTGAAGTCTGACGATTCCTTCTTTAAGACGAGTTTCCTGAAGAAAACAGAGCACAGCAGGTGAAGTCAGGCGCTGGAGTTTCTATAACAGGCTGTCACATTGAGGTGAGTTCCTCTCTGTGAACAATGGAGAATTACATGCTCGACTTTCCTGCCAAGAGGATCTCTGTCTGCATGgtttccatttcttttctccCCTCAGGAGGTTGTGTGGGAGTTTCTTGAACTTATTGAAGCCAAACCTGTGAGGTGTCATTTCCATTCAAAGtttcattttatactttttatgttGATGGTCCACATTAGTGTTTGGCAGGGACATGTATCCAGCTCCAATGTGAAAACAGTTGCAGTCCTAAACTGACACACATGTCACccgtgcacatacagtaaaagcaGCCTAATTTTTGCCACAGTCAAATGGTGCAGCTTCCTCATAAAGTGCTCAATAAGGTTTCTCTAAAACGTCAAGCAAATTTAAAACACCCTCTTGTCtccaggggtcgccacagtgaatcatgtgcctccatctaactctatgctctgcatcctcttctctcacaccaactaacttcatgtcagCCACTCCTCTCGTCCTTGTCAGGACGAGAGGAGGGGCACACCGTGGACAGGTCTCTAATCCAGCTCAGGGCCTACGTacacatgcagaaaaacattcacactcacaggcAATTTATTGTCACCAATCATCCTaacatgcatatctttggactgtgggaggaaaccggagcacTCTGAGAAAACCCACAAGCACGGGGAGgatatgcaaactccacatgTGAGGCCAGACCATTGTGTTGACCATTATTGGGATTTGATACAATAAAACTTTAAGGATGGAttgtgtacataaaaaaaaaaagttaataaacttTAGATAaggatttaaacaaaatatgaacattttatttatatttataagtcTTACACCATCCACCATCTCGGTTTGAGTGCCAGCTTGGCCTCTTTGAAGAGCAACCCCTCAACCAAACAAGCTTTGGGAAACTTTCCCCCTCGTTTTGTTCCAACTAATTACTTGTCCCCAGCCCCTGTCCTGGTGCTGACGCAGCATTAAACTGAGATAATGAACTGTGGCATGCCAGGGAGACTAATCCTTTTCAAAGTCACATTCAAGTCATTCTTAAAGGAGTTGCATTTATGCAAGCAAGCTTTTCATTATTGAAATAAGAATCCACCTTGGATACTgaagtggcttttttttttaggtcattAGAGTCTGTGTAAGAATTCTGTCAACTTTCCGTTGGCTGCAGTAGATAAACTAAAGGAGATCTGAGCCGGTAAATTCCATTTTGCACGTTCCAATTTGGCCAGAATGAAATTTATAGCATTATAGACCATTTAGGCGCAAAAATGAGATAATATCCCCCAACTGCTGGTTGTTATTACATGGCTCAGAGGAACATGTCTTGATTATGTTATTATGTAAGTGTTATTTTCAGATCATAAAGTAGATGAAACCTACAGACTAATTCTCCGAATATGCCCTGAAGGTTTCATCCAGATCATCATTTTCCAGTTGGATGGTAATAATATTACCCACTTCTATATTAGTGATATGTAGTaaacaggcattttttttttttgctgtattcaATTATGTTCTGCCCTTATTAAGTCCTAACACTCCACTTATTATATTCTCAACTTATCATTGTGAGGCCACAGTGAGGTGGCCTCACAATGTCGCAACAGCACATACACATGCCCCAACgcctttttatacatttgaccGTATTTTACTCTACAGAAATAGGAAGGTGGTCAAAAGCATAAGaaactaaacagaaacaaaaatgagaagatcagtgtgtatatatatatatataaattcatCCAATTCCATCCCCGTCGTTTTGCATGCAGGCCTGATATGCGCTTTCCTGTGAAACTCCCAACAATTCCTTATTTATGCAAACCTCATAACCTCAGACATGCCAGACACTTCACTTTTTTGATGACAACTCTTATTTCGTGATAGGCTTCAAGCTCTCTGAAAAAGCTGAATAGGCTCGTATGTTGTGTTCTGAAATATCCCCCCAGTGTTTAATTAACTGTgtgagtttctgtgtgtgtttggcctgAGGTTTCTGGTGCATCTGTTTAGGCAATCTCTTGCTGGGCGAGGGCTCCTTAAGAAGGgtgagcaacaaaaaaaaaaaaaaaatcaacttgtGTAACTGTGCTGTGGGAGTGGTGAAGATTTCTTCTACCATTCTACCTCTGCATTGTTTAACTGCTATTAGGTGTTTTGAAATTGTTCATATAGATTTCAGAGACACCAAAAAGCTCCAGTGTAACATTATATGTCGTCCGGATTTTAGTCTTATTTACATTCATCTGAACACACCAGAAAGGTAATACCCTGCAGGACCAGAGGCAAATTGTTACAGACTTTGCAGTTGTTTCATAAATGTCTAAACAACAAGCAAAGATAATACAATTTGTTCGGTGGAAATAATAGTTAAAGTATTACATAATAAGCAAGAAAAGGTCAGGCAAAGCAGAATAATTGTTCCAATGTAGGTGTAGATTCTCTGATAATACTGAAATAGAAAGCATTCAGAGTTATGAAGTACATAGTTTGTCTCTAAATGTAGATTACTAAACACTAAAAAGTGGAAACTATGTTTTGCAGTTGTAGCTCGAGATGAATCAGGCCAACAGTTTCTTCACCTAATGACGTCTGCCTCCTGTGGCTGTGTCACACCTTTATAATTGGCCAACAATGTTCAAGCAAGCAGCATCTCTGTAACTGGGGCCTCTTTTCACCTACTCAAGACCTTGTGCCCAGGTGAGAGAGAGACTCAAGACATTATCTTTCCAAAGGAAACGTGTTTGGATAATGACGAGTGATCACAAGGCATCACTACTTTTAAAAAGATGCAACATATAGCTTTTGTAAGTTTCTTGTataaatatgctccaaaactttTATCAATGTGAAGAGAGGCCGTCTAAGCCTCCTGTGACTCATTCAAAAGCACCGCTAACAACATGCATCAAGCTGAAGTTTTTCAGCCCCTCGAACCAGTCAGAATTTCAGTTCTCGACTTGATCAGCAAGTTTTGACTCATTCACATGTATTGTAATTTCCTAACAATGATTGCCTGAAGCACTAGGCAGAGAGTGGTGGAGCACAGCAGATTGTAGCAGTGGGGAGAAGCAGGGCTACGTGGAGCCGAGTAGATACATTGTGGAAATAATGTCAATTTTGTGACCTGCAGGTTGTATGGGATCATGAAACATGTCCACTGTTTACCCCATATTGgtcacactttttctttttccaaatatGGTTTCATGACCAGTTCTTGTGAAAGTTGTGTGTATTATTGTCTCCGTCTTTCCTTACCCTGTAACTGTGGAATAGCTCAATGGCTCGGAGGACATCAAACTTGCGAGCCATGAGGAACTTAACAGCCAATTCTCTGGACAGAGGGGACACTCCATGCTGACTGGTCCACTTGTTTATTTCCTCCAGAAATTGCCTGGtagcctgaaaaaaaaagagaaaaaaggaacagaTTACACATCATAATTTCCCATAATCAAAGggtcaaacaggaagtgaaactggCCTTTACACTTGATACATGGTACAGAAACTGTCTCAACTAATTTCTACAACCAACTGAGAAGCTTTTCTTCGCTTTTGCTGGTTCATCTCATGTGTTAACCACAGCTATTTTGAGGAAATGATTTCGGCACTTTCTGGAAACcataaagggacaaaaaaaaaaaaaaaaaaaatgtatggcTGATCTACAAAGAGCAAGTAATACTATAGAATGAAAAATTTTAACAGCAGCATTGAGGTGACTAAGTGGTTTTGTCCACTTAAAGAAAACTTCCAACATAGAGCCAACaatgttcactttttaaagtGTAGGCAGGAACGTGAGTGGGAAACAAGGTGGAATCCTGTTGAACAAGTGTGTGCGACTTAAAGCTGTAATAATTATGAGGTAATATACTGTGACCTTTAATAGTACTTAGCAGTAATACCAGTCGTGTGAAGTTAAAGGCTGAAATAGTATTTTATATCTCAGCACTCAACTACAGCTGTTCATTAGTAGCCAGATGATGTCTGGTAAGAGGATGTAACTGAAGTGTTTAGAGGTTTGATTTGTTACAGgaactttttgcttttttcttttctcttccaaGGGAAGAATTTGAT encodes:
- the ptpn9a gene encoding tyrosine-protein phosphatase non-receptor type 9, whose translation is MRRTRLVTGELTGIMAATLSAEEEQATRQFLEEINKWTSQHGVSPLSRELAVKFLMARKFDVLRAIELFHSYRETRLKEGIVRLQPQEEPLRSELLSGKFTVLSVRDPSGASIALYTAKLHHPNKTGNHVVLQALFYLLDRAVESFETQRNGLVFIYDMAGSNYTNFELDLSKKILNLLKGAFPARLKKVLIVGAPVWFRVPYNLLSLLLKEKLRERVQMVKMAELRHHLPRDCLPQHLGGLLPLDAYSWNQQLLAGQNGRIDPVDELVGIPLEDMSIHIPGPESMRPQELLAHLGRLQRSGIHQEYDDLRKEPPPGTFHCAQAAYNQERNRYGDVLCLDQTRVRLKPRRDERSDYINASFMDGYKQRNAYIGTQGPLDKTYGDFWRMVWEQNVFVIVMTTRTEEGSRRKCGQYWPLQEGGQEVYGHIAVVNQRVDHHTHYNHTTLELHNTETCEQRQVSHFQYLSWPDYGVPTSAVTLIDFLGAVKRQQRKMVKALGLQWTGHPLGPPMVVHCSAGIGRTGTFCALDICLSQLQDVGSLNVCQTVRRMRTQRAFSIQTPDQYYFCYNAILEHAQRQGLLPANQ